The DNA segment TCCATTTAATCCTTTGCAAATCGGATCTGGAAATGAGGTATTACAGCCTCCAAGTAGTGAACACTGGCTAGGGACGGATGATTTAGGCAGGGATGTGTTTGCCGCATTGATTTCAGGTTCACGTGTATCTTTGGGGGTTGGAGTTCTAGCAACCGTTATTACTATGGTAGTTGGTACCTTAATTGGGATTGCCTCAGGATATAGTGGTGGTAAAGTAGATACCATCTTAATGAGATTTACAGAAATATTCCTTGTCTTACCATGGCTGCCGTTAATGTTGGTGCTAGCTGCTCTTTTAGGCTCTAGTATATGGAATATTATTTTAGTCATTGGACTAACGAGTTGGTCAAGTACTGCAAGGATTGTGCGGGCACAAACATTATCAGTAAAAGAAAGACAATTTATTGAACGGGCAAAGGCTATTGGGGCGAATGATTTCTATATTATGTATAAACACATATTACCTAACGTTTTTCCGTTAATTTTTGCAAACACGATCCTTGTATCCGCTGTGGCTATATTATCAGAAACAAGTCTTAGTTTTTTAGGAATGGGCGATGCATCCCATCCGAGCTGGGGAATGATGTTACATTACGCCTTTACTTCAGGGGCTGCTAGTGTAGGAGCCTATTGGTTTTTATTGCCGCCTGGACTATGTGTAGTAGGGGTTGTACTTGGTTTTACATTCCTGGGATATGCATTCGATGAATACTTCAACCCAAAGCTACGGAGGAAATAATATGAGTCTATTAGAAGTAAAGGATTTAAAAACATATTTTCATACAAAAGAAGGGATAGTTAAAGCTGTAGATGGAGTTACCTTTACTCTTGAAGAAGGGGAGGCTATTGCTCTGGTTGGTGAATCAGGTTGCGGAAAAACAACAACAGCTTTATCTATTACAAAGCTTCTGCCACAGGAGGGTCAGATAGCGGGGGGAAACGTCCTTTTTAATGGAAATGATCTGGTCAATATAACTCATGGAAAAATGAGGAGAACCCGCTGGAATGATATTTCGATCGTTTTTCAAGGTGCAATGAACTCTTTGAATCCTGTAATGAAGGTCGGGGACCAAATTATTGAGGCGATCATGTTACATAAAGGTAGCAGTCGTATGGAAGCAAAAAAGAAAGTAAAAGAACTTTTTGAATTAGTAGAGATTAATAGTGAACGAATGGACCAATATCCACATGAGTTCAGCGGCGGAATGAAGCAGCGTGCCATGATTGCAATGGCATTAGCATGTGACCCAAAGTTAATTATTGGTGATGAACCAACAACAGCCCTTGACGTGATGGTTCAAGCCCAAATTCTAAATTTGCTCGAAAAACTTCGGAAGGACTTAAATATGTCCATGATTCTCATCACTCACGACTTATCAGTAATGGGAGAAACGTGTGATAAAGCAGCTATCATGTATGCCGGGAAAATTGTTGAATTAGGAAGTGTTGAAGATATATTAGATAAGCATCTTCATCCCTATACAGAAAAGCTGGTACAGTCTTTTCCAGATATTTATGGGAGTAGAGAAATGATTTCTTCCATACCAGGTTCCCCTCCTAATCTCTTAAATCCTCCTGGTGGTTGTTTATTTCATCCGCGATGTGAGTTTGCAACGGAGGAGTGTCGCTCAAAAGAGCCTGTCTTAAAGGAAGTCTCTCCTAATCATTTTGTATCCTGCCATGTAAGAGGAGGGGTCATGTGACTAACGTTGTTGAAGTAAAAAATTTAAAGGTTCATTTTGATGGTCACCAAAGCTTTTTAAAGGATTTTTTCTCAAAAGAAAAAAAGGTTATTAAAGCTGTTGATGGCGTTGATTTTAACATAAAACAAGGGGAAATTGTCTCTCTTGTTGGAGAGAGTGGAAGCGGAAAAACAACAACGGGTAAAGCATTACTAAGCTTAACTCATCAAAGTGATGGAGAGATTCTCTTTGAAGGAGAGTCTATTAATCAAAAAAACAAGAAGGCGATGAAATTATTCCGTCAGAAAGCTCAGATGATTTATCAAGACCCGTATCAATCACTCAATCCAAGGAACATCATCATGGATATTGTTGCTGAACCATTAGTGGTTAATAAACTCGTTACGTCTGAGCAGGAAAAAAAGGAAAGAGTCATACAAGCGCTGGAAAGTGCGGGAATAAAACCAGCCGAGCGATTTATGTATAAGTACCCTCATGAGTTAAGTGGTGGACAAAGACAGAGAGTAGTCATTGCAAGTGCATTAATTTTAAATCCCTCCTTTATTGTGGCTGATGAGCCAGTTTCCATGCTGGATGTTTCGATTCGTGCAGATATTTTAAAACTAATGGTAGAACAAAGAGACAAAAAAGGAATATCCTATCTTTTTATTACTCATGACCTTTCTCTGGCATGGTTAATATCTGATCGCATTGCCATTATGTATTTAGGGAAAATCGTAGAGGTGGGTGACGCAGAACTTATCGCTGGTGCTTGTCTACATCCATACTCTAAAGCGTTAGTTAGTGTCATGCCTGTACCAAGAAAAATAAAAAATAGAGAAAGAATAATCTTAAAAGGTGAAACACCTAATCCAAGTCGTATCCCAACAGGCTGCCGGTTTCATCCACGCTGTCCAGTTGCGACAGATCGATGTAAAACAGAGGAGCCTGGTCTAAAAGAAGTGGCTGATGGCCATTACGTTGCATGTCACCTTGTGTAGAAGGAGGAGAATCTTTTGGATAAATTAAATCAGGTTTTGGAGCGAGAACGAAGCGAAGTCATCCATTTAAGTAAACAAATATTCAATTTTCCAGAATTAGGGCTACAAGAGAAATTCGCTTCATCCAATATGTGCGAATACTTGCAGTCAAAGGGGTTTACGGTTACGAAAGGTGTAGGTGGATTATCAACTTCATATATTGCTAGTTTTGAGATGGGGGAAGGTGGTTATCACGTAGCATTTTGTGCCGAGTACGATGCACTCCCAGAGATTGGGCATGCGTGTGGTCATCATCTAATTGGAATGGCGAGTGTTACCGCTGGTGTCATGTTGGCTGAAAGTTTGAAGGAAGAAGGAATCCCTTTCCGAGTGTCTGTCATTGGTACACCTGATGAGGAAGGTACAGGCGGAAAAATTGACTTAATTCATGCTGGGGTTTTTAAAGACGTTGATCTGACTATGATGTTTCATCCCGGATTTAGTACGGAGATACATGTTCAATCTCTTGCTTTTCATTCCTTTGAATTTATTTTTCATGGCCAAACAGCCCATGCTGCTTCAGAACCTTGGGAGGGTAGAAATGCACTTGATGGGGTTATACAAACATTTAATTCCATTAACGCATTGCGGCAGCATGTAAAACCAGATGTTAGGATCCATGGGATTATTAAAGAGGGGGGATTGGCGACCAATATCATTCCTGAACGTGCAATTGCTGAATTCTGTGTCCGCTCGAGCGATAATGATTATCTCGAGCAACTTGTAGAAAAGGTTAAAAATTGTGCAAGGGGCGCCGCATTAAGCACGGGAACAGAACTGGAAATTAAAAAAATTGGCCATTCCTATGAAGCTATGAAAAGTAACCGAGCTTTAGGTGATATTTTTCAGGAATCATTAGATGAATTAAATTTTATCGATCCTTCACAATATGAAGAGGGGATGGGCTCCATTGATATGGGGAATGTAAGCAATGTCGTTCCTGCCATTCACCCTGTAATTTCATTGACAGATCAATTCGTTCCTGGTCATACGGTAGAATTTGCGCAAATGTGTAATACGGACGATGCCTACGAAACGATGTTATTAGCTGCACATGCTATGGCATTAACGGGGTTAAAAGTAGTTAAAGATAAGGAATTACAAGAAAAGATTCGTTCCGAATTCGAAGGTAATTAAAGTATATTTTACGACTGTAGCAAAATCGATGGTGGTGGAATAATGGGTGGACTAATAGAAGATTATGTATTTCATAGGGACTTTTCAAAAACATACCCTATTATCACGCATGGTAAGGGGATTTATCTTTATGATAAGAATGGAAAAAAATACATGGATGCCTGCTCAGGGGCAGTCGCGGCTAATTTAGGCCATGGTGTGGAAGAAATTGCTGAAGCCATAGCATTTCAAGCAAAGCAAGCAGCCTTTGTCCATACCATGAGATTTGAAACAGAGGTATTGTTCCAACTTGCTGAAAAAATTGCTTTACTAGCACCTGATACATTGAATAAGGTTTATTTTACAAGCGGCGGATCGGAAGCAAACGAAAGTGCTATTAAGCTTGCAAGACAATTTCATAAGGATGCGGGGAGACCCGAAAAACACATCGTCATTGGCAGATGGCAGTCCTATCATGGAAACACATTTGGTTCTCTTTCTGCCGGAGGCGATATAAAGCGGCGACAGACATATACTCCAAGTTTAATTAATTTCAACCATGTCTATTCCCCTAACTGTAAGAGATGTCCATATCAGAGAGAAAAAGAGGACTGCGATCACAAGCAAAATTGGTCCTGTGTCAGGGATATTGAAAGCGTTATCAATGAGATCGGGCCAGAAAATGTCTCTGCCTTTATTGCTGAACCGATTGTAGGGAGCCAGCTAGGTGCTGTGAGCCCCCCTGAGGATTATTTTAAAGAAATCCGAAAGATTTGCGATTATTACAATATTGTCCTCATAGTAGATGAAGTAATGACAGGCTTTGGTCGAACGGGGAAAGATTTTGGTATTCAACACTTTGGGATAGTGCCAGATATTATTACGTTTGGGAAAGGGGTATCTGCTGGTTATGCTCCACTAGCGGGTATGATTGTTCACGACCGGATTGTCGATAGTCTAATAGAAAATAGCAAGGGGAAATTTGTTCATGGATATACGTACAGCGGCCATCCCGTTTCCGTTGCAGCTGGTCTTTCTGTTTTAACCATTTATGAACGAGATCGGATTGTAAACAACGTTCAACTTGCAGGAGATTACCTTAAACAACAACTGTTCGCCCTGAAATACCGGTGTCCGATTATATATGATGTTCGTGGAGAAGGACTTTTGTTAGGTATTGAATTAGCTATTGATGGAGAAAAAGGAACACCTTTCCCAGAAAATTTACATGCTTCTGAACGGATCAATAGCATCGCAATGGAGCTTGGAGCTGTGTTTTATCCAGGAAGTGGATCGATTAACGGCTATTTAGGAGACCATATATTAATCACACCACCGTTGAACGTTACAACGGGGGAGATCGACGAAATGATTAGAGTTCTAGAAAGTTCCTTGAATATTTTTATAGAAGAACTAAAGGAGGAAGAAGCATATGAAATTACAAAATAAATCAGATGAAATTAAAGAAAAAGCAAAAAAACATTTATCTCCTGTTTTAACGAGGGTAACAGAATTAGTTGTAGAAAAAGCAAAGGGTGCCCGATTTTGGACGGCAGATGGAGAGGAATACATTGACTTTGTATCCGGTGTGGCAGTTAATGCTGTTGGTCACGCAAATGATGCGATGGTTCAAGCAATTAAGAAACAAGCAGAGTCATTTATTCATTTCGGTCTGAACTATGGTTACTATGAATCAGCTGCTAACCTTGCAGAAAAACTTGCTGAAATTACACCGGGTAATTTAGATACTGTGTTCTTTGCTAATTCCGGCGGTGAAGCTATTGATGGTGCATTAAAATTGGCTAAAGCAGCTACAGGAAGACCAGGAATAATTGCTTTTGAAGGTTCCTTCCATGGAAGAACACTTGGAGCAACTGCTATCACTGCTTCTAGCTCCAAATACAGGAAAAACTATGAACCTATTTTAGGTGAGGTATACCATGCTCCATATCCATATCCATCTCAATTAAAATGTGTGAACGAAGAAGAGATTGTTCCTTATTGCTTGCACCAGCTTCAAAAGATCTTTGAATTACGAATTGATCCATCCCGAGTGGCAGCCATTGTGATTGAACCTGTGATTGGTGAAGGAGGATATTACCCAGCCCCGGCTGAATTTCTCCAAGAATTGAGAAAAATGACAGAAAAACATGGCATTCTCTTAATCTTTGATGAAGTACAAACTGGTTTTGGGCGTACAGGAAAAATGTTTGCTGCTGAGCATTCTGGTGTAACACCTGACATTATGGTTCTAGCAAAAGCACTTTCAGGTGGAATGCCTCTTGGTGCGATTGTAGCAAGTAGAGAGCTTCATGAAAAATGGCAAGTTGGAGGGCATGGGTCAACCTTTGGTGGTAACCCGATTTCCTGTGCTGCAGCATTAGCAAATATTGCTGTGATTGAAGAGGAAAAACTAGTCGACCGAAGCTGGGAGTTAGGAGCAAACATTGTAGTCCGGTTAAAGGAATCTCTAGATGGATTACCTGGAATTAAGGAAGTTCGCGGAATAGGAATGATGATTGGTATCGAATTTCATGAAGATGTTGCTAGCCACGCTGTTCCCATTATTAAGCAAAAGTGTTTAGAACAAAAACTTCTCATAATGAATTGCGGAGTACAGGGACAAACAATTAGGTTAATGCTCCCTCTCAATATTAATGAAGAGGATTTACATGAGGGCCTATCCATTTTAGAAGAGGCGATTAAAGAAACATTATAAAGGAGGTCAAGGTATGATCCAACAAGCTGAAAAAAAAGGATTGTATATAAATGGTTCTTGGATTCAAAAAGAGGAGCAGGAATTTTTTAAAAGTATCAACCCTGCGACAGAGGAAGTAGTTGGCTATTGTGCGGCAGCTACACCTTCACAAGTTGATGAAGCGGTAGAAAGTGCCCGATTGGCTTTTAAACAGTGGAAGAACACTCCACTGCCAGAGAGGGCACAATTTCTTTGGAAAGCTGCCAAGGCTTTTGAAGAGAAAAAGGAATTCTTAGCTCAAATGATGACCAAGGAAATGGGAAAAGTAGTAGCTGAATCACTTGGTGAAGTGGGTGTCGTAATTGAAACCTGTAAATATATGGCGGGAGAGGGAAGAAGACTTTTCGGTGAAACCGTTGGTGCGGGTGCTGAAAACCGCCATATTATGATGGTTCGTGAGCCGGTGGGTGTTGTCGCTTGTATCACACCTTGGAACTTCCCAGTCTCCCTGGCTGGCTATAAAATATTAGCAGCCCTTATTAGTGGAAATACCGTTGTATGGAAGCCTGCCTCTGAGGTTGCCCTTTCAGCCCAAATTTTCACAGATATTTTCCATGAGATTGGGCTTCCAAAAGGGGTATTAAACTTAGTTACAGGTTCAGGAAGTAAGGTTGGGGCTAAGCTGGCTGAACATAAGGATGTAAAGGTCATCTCATTTACTGGCTCAACTGAAGTGGGGATTAAACTATCAGAAACTGCCGCCAAGACATTAAAAAGAGTAGCTTTAGAGCTTGGGGGCAAAAATGCTGTTATTGTGTTGAAAGATGCAGATTTAAAACTAGCTGCGGAAGCGATTGTTAAGGCTGCGTTTACAACAACGGGGCAAAGATGTACAGCCGCTAGCCGTGTCATTGTTGAATCAGAAGTAAAGGTTGAATTACTCAACCGAGTTGTTTCTCTAACCCAACAACTAAAAGCAGGAAATGGTCTTGAACCAGGAAATGACATTGGTCCATTAACCAATAAACAGCAGCTAGAAACGGTTGAAAAATATGTAGCTTTAGCTGTTGAACAGGGAGCTGTGATAGAATACGGCGGAAAACGATTAGCAAGTGAAAGAGGATACTTCTATGAGCCTACGATCTTAAGTAATGTAAAAAATAAGGCTGTGGTTGCACAAGAAGAAATTTTCGGTCCGGTTTTAGCATTTATAGAAGTTAATAGTTTTGAAGAAGCGATCGACGTAAATAATGATACCATTTATGGGCTATCTACTTCGTTATTTACAAACAGCCTTTACTATGCGAATCGTGGAGCAAAAGAAATTGAAAGCGGGTTAGTTTACATTAATAATGGTACTTCCAACGCAGAACTGGGTGTAGCATTCGGTGGAACGAAACAATCGGGAAACGGACATCGCGAGGTATCCCATCATGCTTTTGATGTGATGACAGAGTGGAAATCAATTTATACGACCTATTAGGATTGTATTAAAGGGAGATGTCTAATGAAAAAGCTTCGAGTTGGAATCGCTTTTTTCTATCATGAATCCCACAGTTTTGCTCCTTTAAAAACGGATATCGAAGCATTTTATAATGAAGGATACTTTAAAGGAGACGAAATCTTTTCAGCCTATTCAGCAACGAAAACAGAAGTAGGCGGTTTTCTGGATGTCCTTACAAAGGAAGAGCATATTGAAGTGGTTCCGCTTCTTTGTGCAGCTGCGACACCTGCGGGACCAGTAACGAATGAAGCCTATCAGCTAATAGAAAAAGAAATGCTGACGGAATTAGAGAAGGCCGACCATTTAGACGGTTTGTTATTAGCTCTACATGGTGCAATGGTCGTAGAAGATCTCTTTGACCCTGAAGAGAAGCTGTTAAAGGAAATCCGAACAGTAATAGGGAATGATATTCCAATTGCAACGACTTTAGATATGCATGCAAATCTAAGTGCCAGAATGTTAGAGCATACTCCCTATCATTTCGGATTTAAAACCTATCCCCATGTTGATATGTATAATCAAGGAGTTAATGCAGCTAAATTACTCCTCGAGGTCATATTAGAACAAAAAAACTATGTTGCTTCCTTTATCAAGCTACCCATGATGCCACCTTCTATTAACATGCGTACAGAAGAAGGGCCTATGCATGATTTGATGGAATTAGCTTTTCAACTTGAGAGTGAACCTTCTATTATAAATGCTTCTGTGTTTGGCGGTTTTCCGTATTCCGACATTCCAATGGTGGGGGCTAGTGTTCTCGTTATTGGAAGGGATCAAACCAATGCAGATAGAGTAGCAAAAAAGTTAGCCAATCAATTTTGGGACCTTCGTAATGATTTTATTATGCAGCTTCCAACAGTTAAAGAGGGAATGAAGCACGCTTTGTCATTAAAGGAACAAAAACCTATTGTCTTGGCTGATATCTCTGATAACCCATTAAGCTGTGGAAGTGGAGACACGACTTTTTTATTAGAAGAGTTTATAAGCGTGAATCATCCGCACACATTATTTGGCGGATTGACTGACCCTGAATCGATTGAAAGATGTAGAATGGCAGGTGTAGGTAATGAGGTCATGCTTGCCTTGGGAGGTAAAATTTCTCCGGATTTTGGAAGGCCTGTTCAAGTAATTGCAAAGGTGCTGGCTCTTTCAGATGGAGTTTTTTACAATAGCGGTCCTTTTAATCAACATTTACGAGTGGATGTGAAAGGTGCAGCTTATATAAGAGCAGGAGAAGTGGATATTCTTCTCATCGGCCGTCCAATGTCAGCCAATGATCCGGAAATGTTTCGCCATATAGGTATTGAGCCAACCTCTTATACCATTCTAGGGTTAAAAGTCAAAAATCACTTCCGGGCAGCATTTGATCCCTTAATTAGTAAGGTCATCTATGTCGATGCGCCAGGCGTGGCATCGAATGATTTAAAGCATTTTTCTTATAAAAATATACCAGAGAAAATCTGGCCTCTTAAAGATATAGATTATACTGAACTCATGGAGGTATAAGTTATGAAAGTTATTGAGAAGAATTTTTATATTGATGTTCCAGCGAAATTAACACCCGAAGACCAAAAAATGATGATGGATCTCGAATTGGATGCATTTCCAGGAACAGGTGCAGTTGACGAACAGACACTTGTTCCCTTAGCCCGTTATGGAAAACTCATATTATATAAACAGCAGAATGATGAACGGCCTGTGGCCGTTTGCGAGTGCATAAGAGATTACAATAATCCCGATAAAGCCTATATCTTTGGCTATTATGTTCGATCCGATTATAAAGGCAAGGGAGTCGGAAAAATGTTTTTGCAGGAAGTAAGTTCTATTCTGAAAAATGATGGGTTTTCTGTTGTTTGCTTAACTGTTAGTGTGAAAAACCTTCCTGCTGTAAAGTTATATGAAAAAGAAGGATTTGAAATTAAAGAAACTAGATACTCTGAGTTCGGAGTAGGGGAAGATCGTTATTATATGGAGAAAGTACTTTAGATATTGAATAAAAAGGTAAAAATGCTGCAGTCTGGTATCAGGATGCAGCATTTTCTATTTTACAAAAGTCTGTTTTAATACAGTTTTTAGTATTCTAGGATGCATGAGTGTTGTCATTGGATGAATAAGGTTCATAACTTTATATAACGAGTTATAAACATATTGATTTTGCGACGAAATAAGAAAGATTTTTTTGGCGTACCATTGTTGGATGAAGAGTCCTAGCGGCTTTTTTCCCTTTGTTTCTGGATAGCGAAAATCTTCAGTAATGACCATATTCCAGATAGGCGAGATGATTCTCGCTGCCTGTCTATGAAACGTAGTTGCCAATTTTTTTATGGAATGGTCACTATTCTTAAAGAGTCGTTGCAGGGCAAGTGCTTCTAAAACGGATATACTCATGCCTTGTCCAAAAACAGGATCAATTCTGCAAAGGGTATCACCTATAACTAAAAGTCCTTCTGGAAAATGTTTAACTTGTTGATATTGTCTCCAGACAATTTGTGGTACCCGGTAGAT comes from the Neobacillus sp. PS2-9 genome and includes:
- a CDS encoding aldehyde dehydrogenase family protein — encoded protein: MIQQAEKKGLYINGSWIQKEEQEFFKSINPATEEVVGYCAAATPSQVDEAVESARLAFKQWKNTPLPERAQFLWKAAKAFEEKKEFLAQMMTKEMGKVVAESLGEVGVVIETCKYMAGEGRRLFGETVGAGAENRHIMMVREPVGVVACITPWNFPVSLAGYKILAALISGNTVVWKPASEVALSAQIFTDIFHEIGLPKGVLNLVTGSGSKVGAKLAEHKDVKVISFTGSTEVGIKLSETAAKTLKRVALELGGKNAVIVLKDADLKLAAEAIVKAAFTTTGQRCTAASRVIVESEVKVELLNRVVSLTQQLKAGNGLEPGNDIGPLTNKQQLETVEKYVALAVEQGAVIEYGGKRLASERGYFYEPTILSNVKNKAVVAQEEIFGPVLAFIEVNSFEEAIDVNNDTIYGLSTSLFTNSLYYANRGAKEIESGLVYINNGTSNAELGVAFGGTKQSGNGHREVSHHAFDVMTEWKSIYTTY
- a CDS encoding ABC transporter ATP-binding protein — encoded protein: MSLLEVKDLKTYFHTKEGIVKAVDGVTFTLEEGEAIALVGESGCGKTTTALSITKLLPQEGQIAGGNVLFNGNDLVNITHGKMRRTRWNDISIVFQGAMNSLNPVMKVGDQIIEAIMLHKGSSRMEAKKKVKELFELVEINSERMDQYPHEFSGGMKQRAMIAMALACDPKLIIGDEPTTALDVMVQAQILNLLEKLRKDLNMSMILITHDLSVMGETCDKAAIMYAGKIVELGSVEDILDKHLHPYTEKLVQSFPDIYGSREMISSIPGSPPNLLNPPGGCLFHPRCEFATEECRSKEPVLKEVSPNHFVSCHVRGGVM
- a CDS encoding aspartate aminotransferase family protein, with translation MGGLIEDYVFHRDFSKTYPIITHGKGIYLYDKNGKKYMDACSGAVAANLGHGVEEIAEAIAFQAKQAAFVHTMRFETEVLFQLAEKIALLAPDTLNKVYFTSGGSEANESAIKLARQFHKDAGRPEKHIVIGRWQSYHGNTFGSLSAGGDIKRRQTYTPSLINFNHVYSPNCKRCPYQREKEDCDHKQNWSCVRDIESVINEIGPENVSAFIAEPIVGSQLGAVSPPEDYFKEIRKICDYYNIVLIVDEVMTGFGRTGKDFGIQHFGIVPDIITFGKGVSAGYAPLAGMIVHDRIVDSLIENSKGKFVHGYTYSGHPVSVAAGLSVLTIYERDRIVNNVQLAGDYLKQQLFALKYRCPIIYDVRGEGLLLGIELAIDGEKGTPFPENLHASERINSIAMELGAVFYPGSGSINGYLGDHILITPPLNVTTGEIDEMIRVLESSLNIFIEELKEEEAYEITK
- a CDS encoding ABC transporter ATP-binding protein; translated protein: MTNVVEVKNLKVHFDGHQSFLKDFFSKEKKVIKAVDGVDFNIKQGEIVSLVGESGSGKTTTGKALLSLTHQSDGEILFEGESINQKNKKAMKLFRQKAQMIYQDPYQSLNPRNIIMDIVAEPLVVNKLVTSEQEKKERVIQALESAGIKPAERFMYKYPHELSGGQRQRVVIASALILNPSFIVADEPVSMLDVSIRADILKLMVEQRDKKGISYLFITHDLSLAWLISDRIAIMYLGKIVEVGDAELIAGACLHPYSKALVSVMPVPRKIKNRERIILKGETPNPSRIPTGCRFHPRCPVATDRCKTEEPGLKEVADGHYVACHLV
- a CDS encoding GNAT family N-acetyltransferase — encoded protein: MKVIEKNFYIDVPAKLTPEDQKMMMDLELDAFPGTGAVDEQTLVPLARYGKLILYKQQNDERPVAVCECIRDYNNPDKAYIFGYYVRSDYKGKGVGKMFLQEVSSILKNDGFSVVCLTVSVKNLPAVKLYEKEGFEIKETRYSEFGVGEDRYYMEKVL
- a CDS encoding M20 family metallopeptidase; this encodes MDKLNQVLERERSEVIHLSKQIFNFPELGLQEKFASSNMCEYLQSKGFTVTKGVGGLSTSYIASFEMGEGGYHVAFCAEYDALPEIGHACGHHLIGMASVTAGVMLAESLKEEGIPFRVSVIGTPDEEGTGGKIDLIHAGVFKDVDLTMMFHPGFSTEIHVQSLAFHSFEFIFHGQTAHAASEPWEGRNALDGVIQTFNSINALRQHVKPDVRIHGIIKEGGLATNIIPERAIAEFCVRSSDNDYLEQLVEKVKNCARGAALSTGTELEIKKIGHSYEAMKSNRALGDIFQESLDELNFIDPSQYEEGMGSIDMGNVSNVVPAIHPVISLTDQFVPGHTVEFAQMCNTDDAYETMLLAAHAMALTGLKVVKDKELQEKIRSEFEGN
- a CDS encoding M81 family metallopeptidase, translating into MKKLRVGIAFFYHESHSFAPLKTDIEAFYNEGYFKGDEIFSAYSATKTEVGGFLDVLTKEEHIEVVPLLCAAATPAGPVTNEAYQLIEKEMLTELEKADHLDGLLLALHGAMVVEDLFDPEEKLLKEIRTVIGNDIPIATTLDMHANLSARMLEHTPYHFGFKTYPHVDMYNQGVNAAKLLLEVILEQKNYVASFIKLPMMPPSINMRTEEGPMHDLMELAFQLESEPSIINASVFGGFPYSDIPMVGASVLVIGRDQTNADRVAKKLANQFWDLRNDFIMQLPTVKEGMKHALSLKEQKPIVLADISDNPLSCGSGDTTFLLEEFISVNHPHTLFGGLTDPESIERCRMAGVGNEVMLALGGKISPDFGRPVQVIAKVLALSDGVFYNSGPFNQHLRVDVKGAAYIRAGEVDILLIGRPMSANDPEMFRHIGIEPTSYTILGLKVKNHFRAAFDPLISKVIYVDAPGVASNDLKHFSYKNIPEKIWPLKDIDYTELMEV
- a CDS encoding aminotransferase class III-fold pyridoxal phosphate-dependent enzyme; this encodes MKLQNKSDEIKEKAKKHLSPVLTRVTELVVEKAKGARFWTADGEEYIDFVSGVAVNAVGHANDAMVQAIKKQAESFIHFGLNYGYYESAANLAEKLAEITPGNLDTVFFANSGGEAIDGALKLAKAATGRPGIIAFEGSFHGRTLGATAITASSSKYRKNYEPILGEVYHAPYPYPSQLKCVNEEEIVPYCLHQLQKIFELRIDPSRVAAIVIEPVIGEGGYYPAPAEFLQELRKMTEKHGILLIFDEVQTGFGRTGKMFAAEHSGVTPDIMVLAKALSGGMPLGAIVASRELHEKWQVGGHGSTFGGNPISCAAALANIAVIEEEKLVDRSWELGANIVVRLKESLDGLPGIKEVRGIGMMIGIEFHEDVASHAVPIIKQKCLEQKLLIMNCGVQGQTIRLMLPLNINEEDLHEGLSILEEAIKETL
- a CDS encoding ABC transporter permease, which codes for MVEPKVVQSLPEIEMTRKKDVSRKKYEEIITVFKSNKMGMVGISIFVFFGLIALIGPIIFPFNPLQIGSGNEVLQPPSSEHWLGTDDLGRDVFAALISGSRVSLGVGVLATVITMVVGTLIGIASGYSGGKVDTILMRFTEIFLVLPWLPLMLVLAALLGSSIWNIILVIGLTSWSSTARIVRAQTLSVKERQFIERAKAIGANDFYIMYKHILPNVFPLIFANTILVSAVAILSETSLSFLGMGDASHPSWGMMLHYAFTSGAASVGAYWFLLPPGLCVVGVVLGFTFLGYAFDEYFNPKLRRK